A window of the Saccharomyces eubayanus strain FM1318 chromosome II, whole genome shotgun sequence genome harbors these coding sequences:
- the PFA5 gene encoding palmitoyltransferase PFA5 — MSLSCNIRLRRRWWFRFVFPGIVFGLLCYGTWAYCHKLCYDQIYKQLHHRSIAIGLICVVCFLDAIVVFIWCQMVIWVGPGTQPHVAPYLILPTVSKEGADDEGSQDVSMEYDAVIPPSCYQCDPHGYPIWCSPCQSLKTERTHHSSELGHCVPRFDHYCLWVGTVIGRDNYRLFIQFVAYFSSLLLLMWLPICVYIRDITQRHRGHGPPLNVNVILTLALAIFGWLMNTSTLAATVFYMGQNQTSLEAIMDSKRKKFGTRKIFCYYSVPNKSRFVVEFDRKEFHAFWSKKTVLANLKDFMGSNMLMWIIPLGKPYTFPCRTELSDSGNHLLPSGQRVTLGEILGPYEERFSDYTIQAIEDKIAKGNYLTTLRAFGDEIGPKR; from the coding sequence ATGTCTTTATCATGTAATATTCGACTCAGGCGCAGATGGTGGTTTAGGTTCGTCTTTCCAGGAATTGTTTTTGGTTTACTCTGCTACGGTACATGGGCTTACTGTCATAAGTTGTGCTATGACCAAATCTACAAACAGCTCCATCACAGATCTATCGCTATTGGTCTCATTTGCGTGGTATGTTTTCTAGATGCTATTGTGGTTTTCATATGGTGCCAAATGGTGATCTGGGTCGGTCCAGGTACACAACCCCATGTAGCGCCCTACTTAATCCTTCCCACAGTATCCAAGGAGGGTGCTGACGACGAGGGTTCTCAAGACGTTTCAATGGAATACGACGCAGTGATTCCACCAAGTTGTTACCAGTGTGACCCCCACGGATATCCGATATGGTGTAGTCCATGTCAGAGTTTGAAGACGGAACGAACGCACCACTCTTCAGAGCTGGGCCATTGTGTCCCCCGGTTCGATCATTACTGTCTGTGGGTGGGAACTGTTATTGGTAGGGACAATTACAGACTTTTCATCCAATTTGTTGCTTATTTTTCGAGTCTATTACTCCTGATGTGGTTGCCAATCTGCGTGTACATAAGGGACATTACTCAACGGCATCGCGGCCATGGTCCTCCTTTAAACGTGAATGTCATCTTAACGTTGGCTTTGGCCATCTTTGGTTGGCTAATGAATACGAGTACGTTGGCCGCGACTGTCTTTTACATGGGTCAAAACCAAACGTCACTGGAAGCGATCATGGATAgcaagaggaaaaaattcGGGACAAGAAAGATATTCTGCTACTACTCAGTGCCCAACAAGTCACGGTTTGTAGTAGAATTCGATAGAAAGGAGTTTCACGCCTTTTGGAGTAAGAAAACAGTGCTTGccaatttgaaagatttcATGGGTTCGAACATGCTGATGTGGATAATCCCCCTAGGCAAGCCATACACGTTTCCTTGTAGAACAGAGCTGTCAGACTCCGGAAATCATCTACTTCCAAGTGGTCAGAGAGTCACATTAGGCGAAATCCTGGGCCCATATGAAGAGCGTTTTAGTGACTACACTATTCAAGCCATTGAAGACAAGATAGCCAAGGGTAACTACTTGACCACTCTACGAGCCTTTGGCGATGAAATAGGTCCTAAACGCTAG
- the TFB3 gene encoding TFIIH/NER complex subunit TFB3 encodes MLMDEYEENKDMCPICKTDRYLSPDVKFLVNPECYHRICESCVDRIFSLGPAQCPYKGCDKILRKNKFKTQIFDDVEVEKEVDIRKRVFNVFNKTMDDFNGDLAEFNKYLEEVEDIIYKLDHGIDVVKTEEKLRTYEELNKQLIMNNLERSKTEMESFEQRQKFEKEMKLKKRLLERQIEEEERMNKEWAKKEIVNRLSTSTQDVNETIEGVKNTVKLKKSSARRKLEELNRVLKNNPYFNSNMNVQNSRLKDAVPFTPFNGDRDIHPRFNLKGSVYNDPFIKDLEHRKEFVASGFNTNYAYERVLTEAFMGLGCVISEEL; translated from the coding sequence atgctTATGGATGAGTATGAGGAAAACAAGGACATGTGTCCGATCTGTAAAACAGATCGATACCTGTCGCCAGATGTGAAGTTTCTAGTGAATCCTGAGTGCTACCACAGGATCTGTGAGTCATGCGTGGACCGAATATTTAGTCTGGGTCCTGCCCAGTGTCCGTATAAAGGGTGTGACAAGATCCTtagaaagaataaattCAAGACTCAGATATTCGATGATGTGGAGGTCGAGAAAGAGGTCGACATCAGGAAAAGAGTGTTCAATGTATTCAACAAAACCATGGACGATTTTAATGGAGACCTTGCTGAATTTAACAAGTATTTGGAAGAGGTGGAAGACATTATATACAAACTAGATCATGGGATTGATGTGGTGAAGACTGAAGAGAAGCTACGTACTTACGAAGAGTTGAACAAGCAGCTGATCATGAATAATTTGGAGAGAAGCAAAACCGAGATGGAAAGTTTTGagcaaagacaaaaatttgaaaaggaaatgaagttgaaaaaacgACTGTTGGAAAGGCAAATCGAGGAGGAGGAAAGGATGAACAAGGAGTGggccaagaaggaaattgtCAACAGGCTGAGTACGTCCACACAGGACGTTAACGAAACGATCGAGGGCGTCAAGAATACGGtcaagttgaaaaaatcttccGCCAGAAGGAAACTGGAAGAACTAAACAGGGTGCTCAAGAACAACCCGTACTTCAATTCAAACATGAACGTGCAGAACTCGAGACTCAAAGACGCCGTACCATTCACGCCGTTTAACGGTGATAGAGACATACACCCAAGGTTCAACTTGAAGGGGTCAGTGTACAACGACCCGTTCATCAAGGACCTCGAGCACAGGAAGGAGTTTGTTGCGTCCGGGTTCAACACTAACTACGCGTACGAAAGGGTTTTGACGGAGGCATTCATGGGTCTTGGATGTGTTATATCCGAAGAACTctaa
- the HEH2 gene encoding Heh2p, producing the protein MEHTSLDPKTLKVSQLRRILVENDVTFPANARKPALVKLFEENVRERLESSSGTPKGKDSVRKAVKSEMKNADRKKSLKNKKQESSSDASKNVETNKRKREENSKDDSNPPRVKEEKSSKKKRKKRANKVTKPLEPLSKPKLESEEPLVTLSSEMEVREEHKETPLGEKPVAEKFARPELPNLKVSNEFLVQLNKELASATTESYDHSIKSADLSSIRAEREEHFNISTETEPKSEGDPIMANTDEKTQGAVDTTKRKEVEEKLVTAPSSLENKDKKRENRKFQKANTPKPKGRSRHFLENKTKRGIDIIRPLFAHVFIWLWNFALYLLIVLPILFGLWFREQRIRIGYCGHEEPIKSLALSTFPQTQRVDDYLQAYGPSCLKCPEHALCSSFMNIECEPGYELRSSVLETYGIVPFSKYCVKDESKEKEVDELVWKVSEYLRKKNGQVDCGKGENLFESGETENNLYDIFSNSRPSWENQKEFNEHWKNVVDILKNNEEIVWLPLDFEMDKEGRLQSKDATYVFRSTSKRRVKLQCHLGADIQEGLKKYGGSVLIALSVFFFIKKVQSTLNDYVQGEQVIEKLVKEAIDQLKNVKNDEEEESFLTTVQLRTILLSGVPKMKEQNSLWAQTKDKIIKEQSENIELYLLEENGEIMTCWEWKD; encoded by the coding sequence ATGGAGCACACAAGCCTTGATCCgaaaactttgaaagtAAGCCAACTAAGAAGAATACTGGTGGAAAATGACGTTACATTTCCAGCGAATGCTAGGAAGCCCGCCTTAGTGAAActatttgaagaaaatgttaGAGAGCGTTTGgaatcttcttctggaaCTCCAAAGGGTAAAGACAGTGTCAGGAAAGCTGTGAAGTCAGAAATGAAGAATGCAGATCGCAAAAAGTCCttgaagaataaaaagCAAGAATCAAGCTCTGATGCGAGTAAAAATGTTGAAACCaacaaaaggaagaggGAGGAAAACAGTAAAGATGATTCAAACCCACCACGGGtgaaagaagagaaatcttctaaaaagaaaagaaagaagaggGCTAATAAGGTCACTAAACCGTTAGAGCCTCTTTCCAAACCTAAGCTAGAAAGTGAAGAACCTTTAGTAACTTTATCCTCCGAAATGGAAGTCCGGGAGGAACACAAAGAAACCCCTCTAGGTGAAAAGCCAGTAGCCGAGAAGTTTGCAAGGCCAGAATTACCTAATTTGAAAGTGTCGAACGAATTTTTAGTGCAACTAAACAAAGAGTTGGCAAGTGCGACCACCGAGAGCTATGACCACTCCATAAAATCAGCTGATCTGTCATCTATTAGAGCggaaagagaagaacaTTTTAATATCTCAACTGAAACAGAGCCAAAAAGCGAAGGTGATCCGATAATGGCAAATACCGATGAGAAGACTCAGGGCGCAGTAGACACTACAAAACGGAAGGAAGTAGAGGAAAAGTTGGTAACAGCACCATCTAGTCtggaaaacaaagacaaaaagagggaaaatagaaaattcCAGAAGGCAAATAcaccaaaaccaaaaggCCGCAGCAGGCACTTTctagaaaacaaaactaaAAGAGGCATAGACATCATTAGACCGCTTTTTGCCcatgtttttatttggCTATGGAATTTCGCCCTTTATCTTTTGATCGTATTACCAATTCTCTTTGGTCTTTGGTTTCGAGAACAGAGAATTAGAATCGGATATTGCGGTCATGAAGAGCCGATAAAATCACTTGCGCTATCAACTTTCCCTCAAACTCAACGTGTGGATGATTATTTACAAGCTTATGGGCCTAGTTGCCTAAAGTGCCCTGAACATGCCTTATGTTCTTCCTTTATGAATATCGAATGTGAACCGGGCTATGAGCTTAGAAGTTCTGTTTTAGAAACGTACGGTATTGTTCCCTTCTCGAAGTATTGCGTTAAGGAtgaaagtaaagaaaaggaagttgACGAGTTGGTTTGGAAAGTAAGTGAATACctaagaaagaagaatggaCAAGTGGACTGTGGGAAAGGAGAGAACCTATTTGAAAGTGGTGAAACAGAGAATAACCTGTATGAtatattttccaattcaagACCGTCATGGGAAAATCAGAAAGAATTTAATGAACACTGGAAAAATGTAGTTGATATACTAAAAAACAACGAAGAAATTGTTTGGTTGCCGTTGGACTTTGAAATGGACAAAGAAGGTCGTCTGCAATCGAAGGATGCTACTTATGTTTTTCGTTCAACTTCCAAAAGGCGCGTCAAACTGCAATGCCATTTGGGAGCGGATATTCAGGAGGGGCTAAAGAAGTACGGTGGTTCTGTATTGATCGCCCTgagtgttttttttttcatcaagaaaGTGCAATCAACGCTTAATGATTATGTCCAGGGAGAACAGgtgattgaaaaattggtaAAAGAGGCCATTGATCAGTTAAAAAATGTCAAAaacgacgaagaagaggaaTCATTTTTAACAACAGTCCAACTGAGAACTATACTATTGAGCGGTGTAcccaaaatgaaagaacaaaatagCCTATGGGCTCAAACTAAAGACAAGATTATTAAAGAACAGtctgaaaatattgaattatACCttctagaagaaaatgggGAAATCATGACATGTTGGGAATGGAAGGATTGA
- the SPP41 gene encoding Spp41p, whose translation MPYDDDHDDGEINFNELVGNLLSSHNQEEQAQEQEQEQEQEQAQEQEQEQGEVQAQEQGEVQVQVQVQEQEQEQKRQDLDKINTNVEDIESKHLHSGQADHDHPDQNIELPDFGDEEDELVSVVANAVQDINNDSGSKPSSHLGNESEHEVSNTLDDNHEKQQHQEWAHILQQGILQEEEEFVPEHTERRISSSHHHHHHHRTDDQLDQDDENLRMAILESLQELNTDDGPEKEQHKHEHGTSSGKLSSKKSSKKKKKDKSKNKELSKEKSSKKSKSSGHSKKHTKDRSKEKSSKTASNDNALDFSNILDNLIHENGDATTDTRKSISDIQEQPLTDKNREDVEAQALVEATLKAFENELLSSAPTAGPTQDQSTEPSTSTKTAEPARKPTADDIPLAMLQAFKPKKRPPQEKKKSRSKTSKPASTTNKSSASEPASKKKKKKKSTKETNKTQENYEEDEFSRVLAEMVNQVVNTSLKDSSITTSPSAQDNKPETTAGFVASTQNQYPSTITSTTDSGAANDDTLDLNQIMQNAMAMVFQNQNDADFDENIVEDFNRGLGDLSVSDLLPQDNLSGLDKKSSKNLSKSEKKSSISSKKSSKKASKDVSDTEKARISSKPKKPSKSELSQEKKLRKRYSSIASEAASVARKKRWAKNKELKEKEKLERQAAREERRQKKKLEKQKLAEEQEELTKIVDRGPPYPPDLRLTKSGRPKKPYRRWTPEELLKRSQEAEKPRKVKKERRKKDKKVKIPSSTLRKIPLFNFVKDNVQPGARHRLNDIEGSLSSIGLHRSPDGVRRVISRQKSEDNEWPLSDSSTSQNYDTHLKTVVHKEKISFHPPWTIPSQPPFALPVARRKKIPNIKKYKKRNNNSPRISKESMLSARNRIIPAILLPIINTLKAAAKSQTAAGATPEEARRRLAAIIQHAKSTVIKAALQARKNSIQASSAKETTPGLAVIPPQKKNPLRMIPIFNTSRVKQQPEKCPIIVKGVTSSVFTDKNTPGFYSNTTSNEQALKSIAAPVKIEDGDSHIHPIPIMPITSKPTQDNVEDINNAKETANVVDAKASSDAAGTGDTEPANDTDTVEDIKEVTNVETVEDVASTENKMNVVSNDQKSTPIDFSGVDKIDEEKPEDKMNTEKDLNKNKSALGKEIENKHILDSEVPQTTGTDRTTDVGEKPRSITLTDKPLNESKPRIPIIFPLKRPQIKPEVNVIDLVQNLVKSKMPEVKNESIDLGSNITDILSSTITNILPEITAADVKNYQYEDENVKYLKKTPRQVLNLDGLVPPSGRCITKAKRIRRIKKPSPDATVSQETNTKASNETITYTFDIPSPEEMQSKRSVVLKYAKARLTESELNSLKKEINNVRKRRWREINSTKNWEYDVKSRLRKRASGFFGEEESEAKSNWIEERFQEKASQEKYKSRLETTESQANNTKIVIDDKEILNILAVNMNSLNTARCIEKDIQESFKEEKLASIQPKKKRKKSILN comes from the coding sequence ATGCCTTATGATGATGATCACGATGATGGAGAAATAAACTTTAATGAACTTGTAGGGAATTTATTAAGCTCGCATAATCAAGAAGAGCAAGCacaagagcaagagcaagagcaagagcaagagcaagcgcaagagcaagagcaagaacAAGGCGAAGTACAAGCACAAGAGCAAGGCGAAGTACAAGTACAAGTACAAGTACAAGagcaagaacaagaacaaaagagacAAGATCTTGacaaaataaatacaaaTGTCGAAGACATAGAATCCAAACACCTACATAGCGGCCAGGCTGACCATGATCATCCGGATCAAAACATCGAACTACCCGATTTTggcgatgaagaagatgaattaGTATCCGTCGTCGCAAATGCTGTTCAGGATATCAACAATGACAGTGGCAGTAAACCCAGCAGTCATCTAGGAAATGAATCGGAACATGAAGTGTCCAATACACTAGATGATAACCACGAAAAACAGCAACATCAAGAATGGGCTCATATCTTACAGCAAGGAATATTAcaggaggaggaagagTTTGTACCGGAACATACAGAGAGACGTATCAGCTCTAGtcatcaccatcaccatcatcacCGTACCGATGACCAGCTTGAccaagatgatgaaaatttgaGAATGGCTATATTAGAGTCTCTGCAAGAATTAAACACAGATGATGGcccagaaaaagaacaacatAAACACGAACACGGTACTTCCAGTGGGAAATTGTCCAGCAAGAagtcttcaaagaaaaagaaaaaggacaaatccaaaaataaagaattatcaaaggaaaaatcCTCAAAAAAGAGCAAGTCTTCAGGTCACTCCAAAAAGCACACAAAGGATCGTTCTAAAGAAAAGTCAAGTAAAACCGCTAGCAATGATAATGCACTCGATTTCAGTAATATATTAGATAATCTTATTCATGAAAATGGAGATGCTACAACAGACACACGTAAATCAATATCAGACATTCAAGAACAACCCCTCACTGACAAAAATCGCGAAGACGTGGAAGCACAGGCTCTCGTGGAAGCTACGCTAAAggcttttgaaaatgaattaCTAAGTTCAGCGCCAACTGCGGGCCCCACACAGGACCAATCAACCGAACCTTCAACTTCTACTAAGACAGCCGAACCAGCACGGAAACCGACTGCTGATGATATCCCGTTGGCTATGTTGCAAGCTTTCAAGCCCAAAAAGAGACCTcctcaagaaaaaaagaaatcaagaagtAAGACTTCTAAACCTGCATCTACAACAAATAAATCATCTGCATCTGAACCAgcttccaaaaaaaagaaaaaaaagaaatcaaccaaagaaactaataagactcaagaaaattacgaagaagatgaattcTCTAGGGTACTAGCCGAAATGGTTAACCAAGTGGTCAATACTTCACTAAAGGATTCATCAATCACAACATCTCCCTCCGCTCAGGATAACAAACCGGAGACGACAGCTGGTTTTGTTGCGTCTACCCAAAACCAGTACCCATCTACCATAACTTCTACCACAGATTCTGGTGCAGCCAATGACGACACCCTTGATTTAAATCAAATCATGCAAAATGCTATGGCTATGGTTTtccaaaaccaaaatgaCGCTGATTTCGATGAAAACATTGTCGAAGATTTTAACCGCGGACTAGGTGATCTGAGCGTTTCGGATTTGTTGCCTCAAGATAACCTTTCTGGGTTGGATAAGAAATCATCTAAAAATCTGAGCAAATCTGAAAAGAAGTCATCTATTTCGAGTAAAAAGTCTTCCAAAAAGGCATCTAAAGATGTGTCAGATACGGAAAAGGCTAGAATTTCTTCCAAACCAAAGAAACCTTCCAAATCAGAATTATCtcaggaaaagaaactacGCAAGAGGTACAGTTCCATTGCCAGCGAGGCTGCATCTGTAGCTAGAAAGAAGAGATGGGccaagaacaaagaattaaaggaaaaagagaaacttGAACGTCAAGCCgcaagagaagaaagaaggcaaaagaaaaagttggAGAAGCAAAAGCTGGCtgaagagcaagaagaacTGACCAAAATCGTTGACCGTGGCCCACCTTATCCTCCGGATTTAAGACTGACCAAAAGCGGTAGACCAAAGAAGCCGTATAGGAGATGGACTCCTGAAGAATTGTTAAAGAGATCACAGGAGGCAGAAAAACCAAggaaagtgaaaaaagaaagaagaaaaaaggacaAGAAAGTTAAGATACCTTCATCCACATTGAGAAAGATTCctttattcaattttgtTAAAGATAATGTTCAGCCAGGAGCAAGACACCGCTTAAACGATATTGAAGGCTCGCTGTCCTCCATTGGTTTACACAGATCGCCTGACGGTGTCCGCAGAGTCATTTCAAGACAAAAAAGTGAAGATAACGAATGGCCATTATCAGACTCCTCCACATCCCAAAATTACGATACGCATTTAAAAACCGTTGTgcataaagaaaaaatctctTTCCACCCTCCCTGGACTATACCATCCCAACCACCATTTGCTTTACCTGTTgcaagaaggaagaaaataccaaatatcaaaaaatacaaaaagagaaacaacAATTCTCCTCGCATTTCCAAGGAAAGTATGCTGAGTGCAAGAAACAGAATTATACCAGCTATTTTATTACCAATAATAAACACATTAAAGGCAGCCGCGAAGTCCCAAACTGCTGCTGGAGCAACCCCCGAAGAAGCAAGAAGGCGCTTGGCAGCTATTATTCAGCATGCTAAGTCCACTGTTATTAAGGCTGCTTTacaagcaagaaaaaacagtATTCAAGCTTCTAGCGCCAAGGAAACTACACCAGGATTGGCCGTAATTCCGcctcaaaagaagaatccaCTGAGAATGATTCCAATTTTCAATACGTCTCGGGTGAAACAACAACCAGAGAAGTGTCCGATTATTGTAAAGGGAGTCACCAGTTCAGTGTTCACTGATAAAAACACCCCTGGTTTCTACTCTAACACTACGAGTAATGAACAGGCACTCAAGAGTATTGCTGCCCCAGTTAAGATAGAAGATGGTGATTCACATATACATCCTATTCCAATAATGCCTATAACTTCAAAACCGACACAAGATAATGTCGAAGATATTAATAACGCGAAGGAGACTGCTAATGTTGTTGACGCAAAAGCCTCGTCAGACGCTGCTGGTACTGGTGACACTGAACCAGCGAATGACACTGATACTGTAGAAGATATTAAAGAGGTTACCAACGTCGAGACTGTAGAAGATGTTGCTTCAACCGAAAATAAGATGAACGTGGTATCAAATGATCAAAAGAGCACTCCAATCGACTTTTCTGGTGTTGACAAGATAgacgaagaaaaaccaGAAGATAAGATGAACACAGAAAAAGAtctaaataaaaataaaagtgCGCTTGGTAAGGAAATTGAGAATAAGCACATACTGGATTCCGAAGTTCCTCAAACTACTGGCACAGATCGTACAACTGATGTTGGCGAGAAGCCTAGATCGATTACTCTTACTGATAAACCACTAAATGAATCGAAACCGAGAATACCCATCATATTTCCTTTGAAAAGACCGCAAATCAAACCTGAAGTTAATGTCATTGATTTAGTTCAGAACTTGGTGAAAAGTAAAATGCCTGAAGTGAAAAACGAATCAATTGACCTGGGCAGTAACATCACAGACATTCTTTCCTCCACTATCACTAATATCTTGCCCGAAATCACTGCTGCTGAtgtaaaaaattatcaatatgaagacgaaaatgtcaaatatttgaaaaagacaCCAAGACAGGTTTTAAATCTAGACGGACTAGTTCCCCCATCAGGTAGATGCATTACTAAAGCTAAGCGCATTCGTCGTATCAAGAAACCCTCTCCTGACGCTACCGTTTCGCAGGAAACTAACACGAAGGCAAGTAATGAAACCATTACTTACACTTTCGACATCCCTTCTCCAGAAGAAATGCAAAGCAAACGTAGCGTGGTGCTAAAGTATGCCAAGGCGAGATTAACGGAGAGTGAATTAAACTCTTTAAAAAAGGAGATTAATAATGTAAGGAAAAGGAGATGGAGAGAAATTAACTCCACAAAGAACTGGGAATACGACGTAAAATCTAGGTTAAGGAAACGTGCGAGTGGATTTTTTGGGGAAGAGGAATCTGAAGCGAAGTCCAATTGgattgaagaaagattCCAAGAAAAGGCTAGCCAGGAAAAATACAAGAGTCGCCTTGAAACAACTGAAAGCCAAGCAAACAATACGAAGATTGTGATTGATGACAAGGAGATTTTGAACATTCTTGCTGTAAACATGAATAGTCTCAACACGGCACGTTGCATTGAAAAGGACATTCAAGAGTCattcaaagaggaaaagttAGCCTCTATacaaccaaagaagaaaaggaagaaaagcaTCTTAAACTGA
- the MRPL28 gene encoding mitochondrial 54S ribosomal protein mL40 has product MLGQTFKKPCRTVVERVSGTTVFVRNKRTKSKSAMSPLAQRVVTQLSVISASRKQPKLLKLSREDLIKHQTIEKCWSIYQQQQRERRNTQLELQYKSMQGAMSLLQELSPRLFEAANAPEKGKRFPMEMKVPTDFPPDTPWHYHFRK; this is encoded by the coding sequence ATGCTGGGACAAACCTTCAAGAAGCCATGCAGGACCGTCGTGGAGCGGGTGTCCGGAACCACAGTGTTCGTGAGAAACAAGAGGACGAAGAGCAAGAGCGCAATGTCGCCCCTGGCGCAGAGAGTGGTCACGCAGCTGAGTGTGATTTCAGCGAGCAGAAAACAGCCCAAGCTGCTGAAACTCTCGCGGGAGGATTTGATCAAGCACCAAACTATCGAGAAGTGCTGGTCGATCTaccagcagcagcagcgcGAGCGCAGGAACACACAGCTAGAGTTGCAGTACAAGAGCATGCAGGGTGCCATGTCCTTGCTGCAAGAGCTCAGCCCTCGGCTATTCGAGGCTGCCAACGCCCCCGAGAAGGGCAAGCGCTTCCCCATGGAAATGAAGGTGCCCACCGACTTCCCTCCGGACACGCCATGGCACTACCACTTTCGCAAGTGA
- the CMI8 gene encoding Cmi8p yields the protein MDGSNDKKNTQMHTHTHNDVATPLPADPPSYEETMKHDKDETEKTAPPLRGPVYTHHPHPKSQTGYPGAQTLTYGSR from the coding sequence ATGGACGGCAGCAACGACAAAAAGAACACGCAGATGCACACGCACACGCACAACGACGTAGCGACTCCGCTGCCCGCAGACCCACCCTCTTATGAGGAGACGATGAAGCACGACAAGGACGAGACCGAGAAGACGGCACCTCCTTTGCGTGGACCCGTGTACACTCACCACCCGCACCCTAAGTCGCAGACGGGCTATCCTGGTGCGCAGACCCTCACTTATGGTTCCCGCTAG
- the STP1 gene encoding Stp1p: MPSTTLLFPQKHIRALPGKMYAFFRQLVSGVVISKPDLSLRFSSESGTKLEDEDKEDEEDEEDGNMVAGLFPKSNNVDRSLNGGSSVIPCSMDASHLNTPISMTLSPENRIKCEVNAKLLPGSKLEQEAGILVTSSSSASSSPLSASGSTPEHSTKVLENGEEEFICHYCDATFRIRGYLTRHIKKHAIQKAYHCPFFNCSTPPDLRCHNSGGFSRRDTYKTHLKARHVLYSKGVKPQDRNKSSGHCAQCGEYFSAIENFVENHIESGDCKALPQGYTKKNEKRSGKLRKIKTSNGHSRFISTSQSVVEPKVLFNKDAVEAMTIVANNSSGSDIISKYGNNKLMLNSENFQIDIPKRKRKYTKRKQQQHPDSAITSSTDKNQQEALDAISSAAVFSHFDSHLLEPVTSNSSESSAEIMAHSKQMKNILIDINSFTNEQQQPQNVPTFMPLDIEQSSYDLNDMAMSYPITPAQNSHNSSQYTNAKITQILQTQLDPEYLSQSHIRETQQYLDFYNDNFGSQF, translated from the coding sequence ATGCCCTCTACCACGTTGTTGTTCCCACAGAAGCACATCAGGGCATTGCCAGGCAAGATGTACGCGTTCTTCAGACAGCTTGTCAGTGGAGTAGTAATATCCAAGCCAGATTTGAGTCTGCGTTTCTCATCCGAAAGTGGCACGAAATTGGAGGACGAGGACAAGGAGGACGAGgaggacgaagaagacggAAACATGGTCGCCGGTCTGTTTCCAAAGTCGAACAACGTAGATCGCTCCCTGAACGGAGGTTCCTCCGTCATCCCATGCTCCATGGATGCTAGCCACCTGAACACTCCAATATCGATGACGCTATCCCCGGAGAATCGCATTAAATGCGAAGTGAATGCAAAGCTGCTACCGGGGTCCAAGCTGGAGCAAGAAGCCGGGATTTTGGTGACGTCGTCTAGCAGTGCGTCGAGTTCTCCGCTAAGTGCGTCAGGCTCCACCCCGGAGCACTCCACGAAGGTCTTGGAAAACGGTGAAGAGGAGTTCATCTGCCACTACTGCGACGCCACCTTTAGGATCAGGGGCTACCTCACCAGACATATTAAGAAGCACGCTATCCAAAAGGCTTACCACTGTCCCTTCTTCAACTGTTCTACACCCCCGGACCTTAGATGCCACAATTCTGGCGGGTTTAGCAGACGCGACACTTACAAGACTCACTTGAAGGCAAGACACGTTTTGTACTCGAAAGGCGTCAAACCACAGGACCGTAACAAATCTTCAGGCCATTGCGCTCAGTGTGGCGAATACTTTTCCGCCATCGAGAATTTCGTCGAGAACCACATCGAATCTGGCGATTGTAAAGCTTTGCCGCAAGGCTataccaagaaaaatgagaagAGATCAGGCAAattaagaaaaatcaaaacctCCAACGGTCATTCCCGTTTCATTTCCACTTCACAAAGTGTTGTGGAGCCCAAAGTGCTCTTCAATAAAGACGCTGTGGAGGCCATGACAATAGTGGCCAACAACAGTTCGGGCAGCGATATAATATCCAAGTACGGCAACAATAAGCTAATGTTGAACTCAGAAAACTTTCAAATCGACATACccaagaggaaaagaaagtacaCCAAGAGgaagcagcaacagcaccCTGATTCAGCAATAACATCATCAACCGACAAGAACCAACAAGAGGCCCTGGACGCCATCTCATCTGCCGCAGTATTTTCACATTTCGACTCCCATCTTCTCGAGCCCGTCACTTCCAATTCATCAGAATCTTCTGCGGAAATCATGGCCCACAGTaagcaaatgaaaaatatcttgaTCGATATAAACAGCTTCACAAACGAGCAGCAACAACCACAGAATGTTCCTACGTTCATGCCACTGGATATTGAACAGTCCTCTTACGACCTGAACGACATGGCAATGTCGTATCCGATCACACCCGCACAAAACAGTCATAACAGTTCACAGTATACCAATGCAAAGATCACTCAAATATTACAGACACAACTGGACCCAGAATATCTTAGCCAAAGCCATATAAGAGAAACGCAGCAATATTTGGACTTTTATAACGATAATTTTGGATCGCAGTTTTGA